The following are encoded together in the Cicer arietinum cultivar CDC Frontier isolate Library 1 chromosome 2, Cicar.CDCFrontier_v2.0, whole genome shotgun sequence genome:
- the LOC101508403 gene encoding uncharacterized protein isoform X2: protein MTRNCFLFLFAFVILLALLSPTSATLPPAMQHSRSMVKFESGYNVETIFDGNKVGIEPHSIQISPDGEFLVLDSENSNIYKISSPMSRYSKPKLLAGSHEGYIGHIDGRPRDARLNHPKGLTVDDSGNIYIADTLNMAIRKISDEGVTTIAGGGKRGQVGGHVDGPSEDAKFSNDFDVIYVSTTCSLLVVDRGNHAIREIQLNQHDCTTTYNDEYDNDNSYPLGIAALVSSGFFGYMLALLVRRVKDMFSSHDNSRAPIRTKGTPFAPPPKSVRPPIIPSEDEFEKQDEGFFVSLGRLLVNSSSSMGEIFLSLFLGSKKKPLSYHQYQQQQQLHYANRNLNSWPMQESYVIPDEDEPPPNVETKTPTQRKAYPYTNKELEMLGKIRDNSLYESNSFPPPVQINRQTENTIPQRNHAYMNMLDSAYDEQQQHRHHQQHQQQQHSKMQHQQHHQVQTRYSSTTPSSYYEKNCETNEIVFGAVQEHDGRREAMVIKAVDYGDPKYSHHNIRPRLNYVGYSHNY, encoded by the exons atgaCTAGAAATTGTTTCTTGTTTCTTTTTGCTTTTGTGATTCTACTTGCTTTGTTATCTCCAACTTCAGCCACACTACCGCCAGCAA TGCAACATAGTCGCTCCATGGTGAAATTTGAGAGTGGTTACAATGTGGAAACAATATTTGATGGAAATAAGGTTGGAATTGAGCCACATTCAATTCAAATATCTCCAGATGGTGAATTTTTGGTGCTGGATTCTGAGAATAGTAACATCTACAAGATCTCAAGCCCAATGTCAAGAT ATAGCAAACCAAAACTTCTTGCTGGATCACATGAGGGGTATATTGGACACATAGATGGAAGGCCTAGAGATGCAAGACTGAATCATCCTAAAGGGCTTACTGTGGATGATAGTGGCAATATTTACATTGCAGATACATTGAATATGGCCATAAGAAAGATTAGTGATGAAG GTGTAACTACTATTGCAGGTGGAGGAAAAAGGGGCCAAGTAGGAGGCCATGTTGATGGTCCAAGTGAAGATGCTAAgttttcaaatgattttgatGTAATTTATGTTAGTACTACTTGCTCACTTTTAGTAGTTGATAGAGGAAACCATGCAATTAGAGAGATACAACTCAATCAACATGATTGCACAACTACTTATAATGATGAGTATGACAATGACAATAGTTACCCCTTAG GAATAGCTGCTCTTGTTTCTTCTGGATTCTTTGGTTATATGTTAGCATTGCTTGTGAGGAGAGTGAAGGATATGTTTTCTTCTCATGAT AATTCAAGAGCTCCTATAAGGACAAAAGGAACACCATTTGCACCTCCTCCTAAGTCAGTTAGGCCTCCTATAATCCCAAGTGAAGATGAATTTGAGAAACAAGATGAGGGTTTCTTTGTTTCACTTGGAAGGCTTTTAGTGAACTCTAGTTCATCCATGGGTGAAATCTTTTTGAGCTTGTTCTTAGGATCCAAAAAGAAACCACTCTCATATCATCAataccaacaacaacaacaactccATTATGCAAATAGAAATTTGAATTCATGGCCTATGCAAGAAAGTTATGTCATTCCGGATGAAGATGAACCACCTCCTAATGTAGAAACTAAAACACCTACGCAAAGGAAAGCATATCCGTACACAAACAAAGAATTGGAAATGTTGGGAAAAATCAGAGACAACAGTCTATACGAATCAAATAGTTTTCCTCCACCTGTACAGATAAATAgacaaacagaaaatacaattccacaacGTAATCATGCATACATGAACATGTTAGATAGTGCTTATGatgaacaacaacaacatcgacatcatcaacaacatcaacaacaacaacattctAAGATGCAACACCAACAACATCATCAGGTTCAAACTCGATACTCTTCGACAACTCCCTCAAGTTACTATGAGAAGAATTGTGAGACAAATGAGATTGTGTTTGGTGCAGTTCAAGAACATGATGGAAGACGCGAGGCTATGGTGATAAAGGCGGTGGATTATGGAGATCCTAAATATAGTCATCATAATATTCGTCCTAGATTAAATTATGTTGGTTACTCTCATAATTATTGA
- the LOC101508403 gene encoding uncharacterized protein isoform X3 codes for MTRNCFLFLFAFVILLALLSPTSATLPPAKIVTGVVSNVVSSLLKWIWSLKSKPKPKPVQHSRSMVKFESGYNVETIFDGNKVGIEPHSIQISPDGEFLVLDSENSNIYKISSPMSRYSKPKLLAGSHEGYIGHIDGRPRDARLNHPKGLTVDDSGNIYIADTLNMAIRKISDEGVTTIAGGGKRGQVGGHVDGPSEDAKFSNDFDVIYVSTTCSLLVVDRGNHAIREIQLNQHDCTTTYNDEYDNDNSYPLGIAALVSSGFFGYMLALLVRRVKDMFSSHDNSRAPIRTKGTPFAPPPKSVRPPIIPSEDEFEKQDEGFFVSLGRLLVNSSSSMGEIFLSLFLGSKKKPLSYHQYQQQQQLHYANRNLNSWPMQESYVIPDEDEPPPNVETKTPTQRKAYPYTNKELEMLGKIRDNSLYESNSFPPPVQINRQTENTIPQRNHAYMNMLDSAYDEQQQHRHHQQHQQQQHSKMQHQQHHQFKNMMEDARLW; via the exons atgaCTAGAAATTGTTTCTTGTTTCTTTTTGCTTTTGTGATTCTACTTGCTTTGTTATCTCCAACTTCAGCCACACTACCGCCAGCAA AAATTGTTACTGGAGTTGTCTCAAATGTTGTTTCTTCTCTTCTTAAATGGATATGGTCATTaaaatccaaaccaaaaccaaaaccaG TGCAACATAGTCGCTCCATGGTGAAATTTGAGAGTGGTTACAATGTGGAAACAATATTTGATGGAAATAAGGTTGGAATTGAGCCACATTCAATTCAAATATCTCCAGATGGTGAATTTTTGGTGCTGGATTCTGAGAATAGTAACATCTACAAGATCTCAAGCCCAATGTCAAGAT ATAGCAAACCAAAACTTCTTGCTGGATCACATGAGGGGTATATTGGACACATAGATGGAAGGCCTAGAGATGCAAGACTGAATCATCCTAAAGGGCTTACTGTGGATGATAGTGGCAATATTTACATTGCAGATACATTGAATATGGCCATAAGAAAGATTAGTGATGAAG GTGTAACTACTATTGCAGGTGGAGGAAAAAGGGGCCAAGTAGGAGGCCATGTTGATGGTCCAAGTGAAGATGCTAAgttttcaaatgattttgatGTAATTTATGTTAGTACTACTTGCTCACTTTTAGTAGTTGATAGAGGAAACCATGCAATTAGAGAGATACAACTCAATCAACATGATTGCACAACTACTTATAATGATGAGTATGACAATGACAATAGTTACCCCTTAG GAATAGCTGCTCTTGTTTCTTCTGGATTCTTTGGTTATATGTTAGCATTGCTTGTGAGGAGAGTGAAGGATATGTTTTCTTCTCATGAT AATTCAAGAGCTCCTATAAGGACAAAAGGAACACCATTTGCACCTCCTCCTAAGTCAGTTAGGCCTCCTATAATCCCAAGTGAAGATGAATTTGAGAAACAAGATGAGGGTTTCTTTGTTTCACTTGGAAGGCTTTTAGTGAACTCTAGTTCATCCATGGGTGAAATCTTTTTGAGCTTGTTCTTAGGATCCAAAAAGAAACCACTCTCATATCATCAataccaacaacaacaacaactccATTATGCAAATAGAAATTTGAATTCATGGCCTATGCAAGAAAGTTATGTCATTCCGGATGAAGATGAACCACCTCCTAATGTAGAAACTAAAACACCTACGCAAAGGAAAGCATATCCGTACACAAACAAAGAATTGGAAATGTTGGGAAAAATCAGAGACAACAGTCTATACGAATCAAATAGTTTTCCTCCACCTGTACAGATAAATAgacaaacagaaaatacaattccacaacGTAATCATGCATACATGAACATGTTAGATAGTGCTTATGatgaacaacaacaacatcgacatcatcaacaacatcaacaacaacaacattctAAGATGCAACACCAACAACATCATCAG TTCAAGAACATGATGGAAGACGCGAGGCTATGGTGA
- the LOC101508916 gene encoding uncharacterized protein: MSTLPKTSDVDNEDMQEIAFANNARFCSWIPCFSSETSPSWWEPVQSPVKSPENKAKWWFRGWMKVREWSEVIAGPKWKTFIRRFNKNRNVYVKQGSLNYDPLSYALNFDDGNVGDDGISYGYGGFSARFASVPASAKSSMDIGKDAPSVA; this comes from the coding sequence ATGTCGACGTTACCTAAAACCTCCGACGTAGACAACGAGGACATGCAGGAGATCGCTTTCGCAAACAACGCACGCTTCTGCTCTTGGATTCCATGTTTCTCATCCGAAACATCGCCGTCGTGGTGGGAGCCGGTGCAGTCTCCGGTGAAGTCGCCGGAGAATAAAGCGAAGTGGTGGTTCCGTGGATGGATGAAGGTTCGTGAATGGTCGGAGGTTATTGCCGGTCCGAAATGGAAAACGTTTATTCGTCGATTCAATAAAAACCGCAACGTTTATGTTAAACAAGGTTCGTTAAATTACGATCCGTTAAGTTACGCTCTGAATTTCGATGACGGAAATGTTGGAGATGACGGTATAAGTTACGGTTACGGCGGTTTTTCTGCGCGGTTTGCTTCTGTTCCGGCGTCGGCCAAATCTTCTATGGATATCGGGAAAGACGCGCCGTCGGTTGCGTGA
- the LOC101508403 gene encoding uncharacterized protein isoform X1, producing MTRNCFLFLFAFVILLALLSPTSATLPPAKIVTGVVSNVVSSLLKWIWSLKSKPKPKPVQHSRSMVKFESGYNVETIFDGNKVGIEPHSIQISPDGEFLVLDSENSNIYKISSPMSRYSKPKLLAGSHEGYIGHIDGRPRDARLNHPKGLTVDDSGNIYIADTLNMAIRKISDEGVTTIAGGGKRGQVGGHVDGPSEDAKFSNDFDVIYVSTTCSLLVVDRGNHAIREIQLNQHDCTTTYNDEYDNDNSYPLGIAALVSSGFFGYMLALLVRRVKDMFSSHDNSRAPIRTKGTPFAPPPKSVRPPIIPSEDEFEKQDEGFFVSLGRLLVNSSSSMGEIFLSLFLGSKKKPLSYHQYQQQQQLHYANRNLNSWPMQESYVIPDEDEPPPNVETKTPTQRKAYPYTNKELEMLGKIRDNSLYESNSFPPPVQINRQTENTIPQRNHAYMNMLDSAYDEQQQHRHHQQHQQQQHSKMQHQQHHQVQTRYSSTTPSSYYEKNCETNEIVFGAVQEHDGRREAMVIKAVDYGDPKYSHHNIRPRLNYVGYSHNY from the exons atgaCTAGAAATTGTTTCTTGTTTCTTTTTGCTTTTGTGATTCTACTTGCTTTGTTATCTCCAACTTCAGCCACACTACCGCCAGCAA AAATTGTTACTGGAGTTGTCTCAAATGTTGTTTCTTCTCTTCTTAAATGGATATGGTCATTaaaatccaaaccaaaaccaaaaccaG TGCAACATAGTCGCTCCATGGTGAAATTTGAGAGTGGTTACAATGTGGAAACAATATTTGATGGAAATAAGGTTGGAATTGAGCCACATTCAATTCAAATATCTCCAGATGGTGAATTTTTGGTGCTGGATTCTGAGAATAGTAACATCTACAAGATCTCAAGCCCAATGTCAAGAT ATAGCAAACCAAAACTTCTTGCTGGATCACATGAGGGGTATATTGGACACATAGATGGAAGGCCTAGAGATGCAAGACTGAATCATCCTAAAGGGCTTACTGTGGATGATAGTGGCAATATTTACATTGCAGATACATTGAATATGGCCATAAGAAAGATTAGTGATGAAG GTGTAACTACTATTGCAGGTGGAGGAAAAAGGGGCCAAGTAGGAGGCCATGTTGATGGTCCAAGTGAAGATGCTAAgttttcaaatgattttgatGTAATTTATGTTAGTACTACTTGCTCACTTTTAGTAGTTGATAGAGGAAACCATGCAATTAGAGAGATACAACTCAATCAACATGATTGCACAACTACTTATAATGATGAGTATGACAATGACAATAGTTACCCCTTAG GAATAGCTGCTCTTGTTTCTTCTGGATTCTTTGGTTATATGTTAGCATTGCTTGTGAGGAGAGTGAAGGATATGTTTTCTTCTCATGAT AATTCAAGAGCTCCTATAAGGACAAAAGGAACACCATTTGCACCTCCTCCTAAGTCAGTTAGGCCTCCTATAATCCCAAGTGAAGATGAATTTGAGAAACAAGATGAGGGTTTCTTTGTTTCACTTGGAAGGCTTTTAGTGAACTCTAGTTCATCCATGGGTGAAATCTTTTTGAGCTTGTTCTTAGGATCCAAAAAGAAACCACTCTCATATCATCAataccaacaacaacaacaactccATTATGCAAATAGAAATTTGAATTCATGGCCTATGCAAGAAAGTTATGTCATTCCGGATGAAGATGAACCACCTCCTAATGTAGAAACTAAAACACCTACGCAAAGGAAAGCATATCCGTACACAAACAAAGAATTGGAAATGTTGGGAAAAATCAGAGACAACAGTCTATACGAATCAAATAGTTTTCCTCCACCTGTACAGATAAATAgacaaacagaaaatacaattccacaacGTAATCATGCATACATGAACATGTTAGATAGTGCTTATGatgaacaacaacaacatcgacatcatcaacaacatcaacaacaacaacattctAAGATGCAACACCAACAACATCATCAGGTTCAAACTCGATACTCTTCGACAACTCCCTCAAGTTACTATGAGAAGAATTGTGAGACAAATGAGATTGTGTTTGGTGCAGTTCAAGAACATGATGGAAGACGCGAGGCTATGGTGATAAAGGCGGTGGATTATGGAGATCCTAAATATAGTCATCATAATATTCGTCCTAGATTAAATTATGTTGGTTACTCTCATAATTATTGA
- the LOC101509235 gene encoding RING-H2 finger protein ATL46-like, with translation MSETMYPKLLFEHTHLRMALINHQIHQKDANFMNYPPPTLPLSPQVLSSSSSSSSTTTTTTTSSSSSTRISPAVLFIIVVLAVLFFISGLLHLLVRFLIKNPSSSASNQSNRHPNEISTSDALQRQLQQLFHLHDSGLDQAFIDALPVFHFKEIVGLKKDPFDCAVCLCEFSEKDKLRLLPMCSHAFHISCIDTWLLSNSTCPLCRGTLHTPGFSIENPIFDFDDMREDDGCPCNGESGFVNRQKEIVVEEVVDKGVFPVRLGKFKKMNAEAGRENEEVGETSSSNLDARRCFSMGSYQYEVGNSDLRVALNHESKNLHHHHDARLNKGIGNGESICVEDDLEAKKISNVSKGESFSISKIWLWPRKGKFSSSSSLEAHHNGMPLPSYLNKDLHHHGMRETDGV, from the coding sequence ATGTCAGAAACTATGTATCCTAAATTGTTATTTGAACATACCCATTTGAGAATGGCTTTGATTAATCATCAAATCCATCAAAAAGATGCAAACTTTATGAATTATCCACCACCAACACTACCATTATCACCACAAGTTTtgtcttcatcttcatcaagttcttcaacaacaacaacaacaacaacatcttCATCTTCTAGTACTAGAATTAGTCCTGCTGTTCTTTTCATCATAGTAGTTCTTGCAGTTCTTTTTTTCATATCTGGTTTACTTCACTTGCTTGTTAGATTTCTCATAAAGAATCCATCTTCTTCAGCTTCTAATCAATCTAATAGACACCCTAATGAAATTTCAACTTCTGATGCACTTCAAAGACAGCTTCAACAGCTTTTCCATCTTCATGATTCTGGTTTGGATCAAGCTTTTATTGATGCACTTCCTGTTTTTCATTTTAAGGAGATTGTTGGTTTGAAAAAAGACCCTTTTGATTGTGCTGTTTGTTTGTGTGAATTTTCTGAGAAAGATAAGCTTAGATTGTTACCTATGTGTAGTCATGCTTTTCATATTAGTTGTATAGATACTTGGCTACTTTCAAACTCAACATGTCCTCTTTGTAGAGGAACACTTCACACTCCTGGATTTTCTATTGAAAATCCAATTTTCGATTTCGATGATATGAGGGAAGATGATGGTTGTCCTTGTAATGGAGAAAGTGGATTTGTTAATAGACAAAAAGAAATTGTTGTTGAAGAAGTTGTAGATAAAGGGGTTTTTCCTGTTCGACTCGGTAAATTCAAGAAGATGAATGCGGAAGCTGGTAGAGAGAACGAAGAAGTAGGTGAAACGAGTAGTAGTAATTTGGATGCTAGAAGATGTTTTTCGATGGGAAGTTACCAATACGAGGTCGGAAATTCGGATTTAAGGGTTGCTTTAAACCATGAAAGTAAaaatcttcatcatcatcatgatgCAAGGCTTAACAAAGGAATAGGAAATGGTGAGAGTATTTGTGTGGAGGATGATTTGGAAGCAAAGAAGATTAGTAATGTTAGTAAAGGTGAAAGTTTTTCGATTTCGAAGATTTGGTTGTGGCCAAGGAAAGGAAAGTTTTCTTCTTCTAGTTCTTTAGAAGCTCATCATAATGGCATGCCATTGCCATCTTATCTTAACAAAGATTTGCATCATCATGGGATGAGGGAAACAGATGGTGTATGA